Proteins co-encoded in one Arachis hypogaea cultivar Tifrunner chromosome 13, arahy.Tifrunner.gnm2.J5K5, whole genome shotgun sequence genomic window:
- the LOC112791862 gene encoding glutathione S-transferase U17-like translates to MTEKKNSNGEVKLLGAWPSPFVIRARIALNIKSVEYDFIEETFGKRSQLLLKSNPVNKQIPVLIHGHKCIAESMIIVQYIHEAWSSSGPPILPSLPYDRAIARFWLTYIDDKWFPPLKSIVLGLDTEPIEEKLEKVREGLVLLEDAFNKISKGKDFFGGDQIGYLDIGFGSFLAWLKTVEVTEGVSLVHETTTPGLAKWLQKFCAHDAVKDVLPPIDKLIAFSKMLRANVDLVINPK, encoded by the exons ATGACAGAGAAGAAGAATAGTAACGGTGAGGTGAAGTTGTTGGGGGCATGGCCAAGCCCTTTTGTGATCAGAGCTCGCATAGCACTCAACATAAAATCAGTGGAATATGATTTTATTGAAGAGACTTTTGGGAAGAGAAGCCAGCTACTTCTAAAGTCCAACCCTGTCAACAAGCAAATCCCGGTTCTCATTCATGGTCACAAATGCATAGCTGAATCCATGATTATTGTTCAATATATCCATGAAGCTTGGTCCTCTTCAGGTCCTCCTATTCTTCCCTCTCTTCCTTATGATCGTGCCATCGCTAGATTTTGGCTTACTTATATTGATGATAAG TGGTTCCCGCCCTTGAAATCCATTGTGTTGGGACTAGACACAGAGCCCATAGAGGAAAAGTTGGAAAAAGTAAGAGAAGGGTTGGTATTGTTAGAGGATGCATTCAACAAAATAAGCAAAGGAAAAGATTTCTTTGGAGGTGACCAAATTGGGTACTTGGACATTGGGTTTGGAAGCTTCTTGGCATGGCTGAAGACGGTGGAGGTGACTGAAGGTGTGAGCTTGGTGCATGAAACCACCACTCCTGGCTTGGCTAAGTGGCTTCAAAAGTTTTGTGCACATGATGCTGTTAAGGATGTTCTGCCACCCATTGACAAGCTTATTGCCTTTTCTAAGATGCTAAGGGCCAATGTGGATCTTGTCATTAATCCTAAGTAA